One window of Triticum dicoccoides isolate Atlit2015 ecotype Zavitan chromosome 5A, WEW_v2.0, whole genome shotgun sequence genomic DNA carries:
- the LOC119299229 gene encoding homocysteine S-methyltransferase 3-like encodes MVVKSGGGGGAEEGAAGAAVRRWVEAGGGRLVLDGGLATELEAHGADLNDPLWSAKCILSSPHLIRKVHLDYIEAGANIIITASYQATIQGFESKGFSKEQGENLLTKSVEIAHEAREMFLKQHPDQSTALRPILVAASIGSYGAYLADGSEYSGDYGEAGTLEFLKDFHRRRLQVLAEARPDLIAFETIPNKLEAQAYVELLEECNINIPSWFSFNSKDGVNVVSGDSLIECAKIANECAKVGAVGINCTPPRFIHSLILSIRKVTDKPILIYPNSGERYDAEKKEWVESTGVSDGDFVSYVGEWCKDGAALIGGCCRTTPNTIRAITRSLNQYYPAS; translated from the exons ATGGTGGTGAagagcggaggaggaggcggcgcggagGAGGGGGCCGCGGGCGCGGCGGTGCGGCGGTGGGTGGAGGCCGGCGGCGGGAGGCTGGTACTGGACGGCGGGCTGGCCACGGAGCTCGAGGCCCACGGCGCCGACCTCAACGACCCACTCTGGAGCGCCAAGTGCATCCTCTCCTCCCCGCACCTCATCCGCAag GTCCACTTAGACTACATTGAAGCAGGTGCAAACATTATAATTACTGCATCTTATCAG GCTACCATTCAAGGGTTTGAGTCCAAGGGATTTTCGAAAGAACAAGGTGAAAATTTACTAACAAAGAGTGTTGAGATTGCACATGAAGCACGTGAAATGTTTCTGAAGCAACATCCAGATCAATCCACTGCCTTGCGTCCTATTCTGGTTGCTGCTTCCATAGGAAGTTATGGGGCTTATCTTGCTGATGGCTCTGAGTACAG TGGGGATTACGGTGAAGCTGGGACACTAGAATTCCTGAAAGATTTTCATCGGCGGAGACTTCAGGTTCTTGCAGAAGCACGTCCTGATTTGATTGCTTTTGAAACAATCCCTAACAAATTGGAAGCTCAG GCATATGTTGAACTTCTTGAGGAATGCAACATAAATATCCCTTCATGGTTTTCCTTCAACTCAAAAGATGGAGTTAATGTTGTGAGTGGAGACTCATTAATCGAATGTGCTAAAATTGCTAATGAATGTGCAAAGGTTGGTGCAGTTGGCATAAACTGCACACCTCCAAGATTTATTCATAGCTTGATACTCTCCATTCGGAAG GTCACAGACAAGCCAATTCTGATATACCCCAACAGTGGAGAAAGATACGATGCTGAGAAAAAGGAGTGGGTG GAATCCACTGGTGTGTCAGACGGCGATTTCGTTTCTTATGTAGGTGAGTGGTGCAAAGATGGGGCTGCCCTTATTGGGGGCTGCTGCAGGACAACTCCAAACACCATCAGGGCAATAACTAGATCCCTTAACCAATACTACCCGGCGTCATAG